The genome window GGCATATAGTAGGTATGTTGAATATCCTTATCAaaaaaataatccaaatataTAAATGTCAAAGGTTGCATTCATGTGGAAATGAAAGAGCCGTGTTCTTATGCTCATTCATGTGGATATGGAGATGCTCTGGTATAATTCTTGGAAATATAGAATTGTACGAAAATCTCCTGTCCCAATATTTTGTACTATTTGTTCTTTTAATTTTGTACAAATGATTATCCTAATCCCAAGATTTTGGTTTTGCATATGAATACCCCCAATGAATGTGTGCAGGGATTAGAAGTGAAAATTTGAGATTAGAGAACTAGTTGAGTTGTAAAGCTCTATCCAACCAAAAGCTCTTCCTCTGCTATCTCTCTCTCACTCATTATTCTAAGGCTAAATTAAAATAAGAAGTTCTGGCAAAGAAAGTGACTGagaatttcttattccaattacaTCATGTATATTGTATGGTAGTCGAATTAGTTGGACCAGATGTGGAAGACCACTAACTTTATGACACGTAGAGAAAAGCGTTATGGGCACTGCTAAATGAAGGAATTTATCCGCATCCGATTATACAGCAATTAATAATAGCATAACATATTCTTTTGCATACTCTTTTATCATCTAAACATGATTAAATAATCGGAGAAGGGTCGAAAATTCTCCTGAATTATTGAAAGAGGTCTAAAAATACCCTATAGCCACTTATTGGGCTAAAAATACCCCTTCATTCACCTTTTTGGTTCACTTATGCTCTTTGACGGTCAATgctgaatttaaaaaataattatttaaattctaCGTGGCAACTTCTTATTGGTCGAAATTAAAACATCTAACCTATTAGAAAGACCCACCCATATATATCTGTTTTTCGGACTAACCCGTCCCAAACACTAACCTGATCCGAATAAaaagttcaaataaaaaaaaagacgCCTCACTTCTATCTAACTCATGGATTTACATGTGTTCATTTTCTTGATTAATCTCATGTATAGCATTATTATCGAATAAAGGTTCATGAACAAATTAAACAAACAAGAAAAGCCTAGCATGAATGAGCAAATGATTTTCTTGACAATAATGTGGGATGAAAAACTAGGGATAGTCCAATGGTTTATGATATCTTCCAAACATATGAAAAGTTATGTTTGGCGCTAGTCTTCGCAatccaaaagttgaagcactactttcaagctcatgtcgtTCGTTTGGTTTCTAgagcaaatcccatcaagttcgtgatgtcaaaacaTGTCCTTAGTGATCGACTACCAAGGTGGTACCTCCAGTTTCAACAATTTGAAATCGTGTATATCTctcaaaaggctataaaaggacaAGCGTTAGCGGACTTCTTGGCAGACCACCAtatacctgatgattgggagctaactgacGAACTACCTGATAAGGACGCAATGGTTATTGAAGTTCAgcctccatggaagatgtactttgatggtgttgcacatcgcggaggagctggtgctggtgtagtatttgtcacttctcaaggtgaagttctGCCCTACTCTTTTACGTTGACGCAACTCTGCTCTAACAATGTTGTTGAGTATCAAgcactaatacttgggcttgaaatggctgtcgaaatgaagcggttgcaattgcaagtctttggtgactcttagttagtggtcaatcagcttctaggtagttacgaggtcaagaagcctgaactacgcccatatcatgattacGCTAAAAAATTAATGGGGTGGCTCGGTGATGTGACTATTCAGcatgtgccaaggaaagaaaataagaaggctgatgctttagctgccctagcttTGTCGTTTACCCGGcctgatcaagcgcaagttactgtctgccaaaaatgggtagtaccgctGCCAAATAAGGctgaaggtgaagaaaatgaactcaagcatcttgtcgttgtttctgaagttgagaaagaagaatggcgacaacccattatcgactacttatgctatgggatacttccagaaaatccgaggagaaggattgaaatccgtcgtcgtgcacctcgcttcctttactacaaagatactctatacatAAGGTCATTTGAGGGAGTACTCGtgcgatgcttaggggaagaaga of Nicotiana tomentosiformis chromosome 7, ASM39032v3, whole genome shotgun sequence contains these proteins:
- the LOC138895073 gene encoding uncharacterized protein, with the protein product MVYDIFQTYEKLCLALVFAIQKLKHYFQAHVVRLVSRANPIKFVMSKHVLSDRLPRWYLQFQQFEIVYISQKAIKGQALADFLADHHIPDDWELTDELPDKDAMVIEVQPPWKMYFDGVAHRGGAGAGVVFVTSQGEVLPYSFTLTQLCSNNVVEYQALILGLEMAVEMKRLQLQVFGDS